The window CGTGCAGGTCCACGGAGGCCAGGCCCAGCGCGCGGGCCTCCTCCTCGATGGCGCGGACGAGCGCCGCTCCGACCCCGAGGCCGCGGGCGGCGCGGGTCACCGCGAGCCGGCCGAGCGCCCCGGCCGTGGGGTCGCCGCCGGTGCGGCCGGCCGCGGCCTCGCCGTGCAGCAGCCGTCCCGTGCCGAGGGCGGAACCGTCGGCGGCGACGGCGAGGACGTGCACCGCCGTGGCGTCGTGGGCGTCGTACTCGATGTCCTCGGGCACGTGCTGCTCAGCGACGAAGACTTCCTTGCGCACCTGGAAACAGGCCGCGAGGTCGCTCTCCTCCAGTGCCCTGCGGGTGGTGTACGCGACGGGATCCGAGCTCATTCGCTCTCCGCCGCGATGGTGTCGAGGGCCTGGCGCAGGTCGTCCGGATAGCTGCTGGAGAACTCGACCCAGCTGCCGTCGGCGGGGTGCTCGAAGCCGAGCCGGACCGCGTGCAGCCACTGCCGGGTGAGGCCCAGGCGCTTGGCAAGCGTGGGGTCGGCGCCGTAGGTCAGGTCGCCGACGCAGGGGTGCCGGTGCGCCGACATGTGCACCCGGATCTGGTGGGTGCGCCCGGTCTCCAGCTTGATGTCGAGCAGGCTCGCCGCGCGGTAGGCCTCGATGAGGTCGTAGTGGGTCACGGAGGGCTTGCCCTCGGCGGTGACGGCCCACTTGTAGTCGTGCTGCGGGTGACGGCCGATGGGGGCGTCGATCGTGCCGCTCATCGGGTCGGGGTGTCCCTGGACGAGCGCGTGGTACTTCTTCTCGACGACGCGGTCGCGGAACTGCGCCTTGAGCAGGGTGTACGCCCGCTCGGACTTGGCGACGACCATCAGCCCCGAGGTGCCGACGTCCAGCCGGTGCACGATGCCCTGGCGCTCGGCGGCGCCCGACGTCGAGATCCGGTAGCCGGCCGCCGCGAGGCCGCCGATGACCGTGGTGCCGGTCCAGCCGGGGCTGGGGTGCGCGGCGACGCCGACGGGCTTCATGATGACGACGATGTCGTCGTCGTCGTGGACGATCTCCATGCCCTCGACGGGCTCGGCCACGATCTGGACCGGGGCCGCCGCCTGAGGCATCTCGACCTCCATCCAGGCGCCCCCGTGCACGCGCTCGGACTTCCCGGCCACCGCACCGTCCACCTGCACCTTCCCGGCGGCGGCCAGCTCTGCGGCCTTCGTGCGGGAGAAACCGAACATACGGGAGATGGCGGCGTCGACGCGCTCGCCCTCCAGACCGTCGGGTACGGGCAGGGTGCGGACCTCGGGATACGTACTCACCTGTCGAGTATGCCTTGCGCCCGCTAGTCCTTGTGCACGGTGCCGTCGGGGTCGAGGCCCCTGAAGGAGAGGATCACGATGAGGATGCCACCGCACACGATCGCGGAGTCCGCGAGGTTGAAGACCGCGAAGTGGGCGGGGGCGATGAAGTCGACCACAGCGCCCTTGAAGACCCCCGGCGCACGGAAGATGCGGTCGGTGAGGTTGCCGAGCGCCCCGCCGAGCAGCAGGCCCAGCGCGATCGCCCAGGGCAGGCTGTACAGCTTGCGGGCCAGCCGGATGATGACGACGATCACGACGGCGGCGATGACCGTGAAGATCACGGTGAATGCCTCGCCGATGCCGAAGGCGGCGCCCGCGTTGCGGATCGCGTCGAACTTGAGCCAGTCGCCGAAGATCTCGACGGGCTCCTCGTGCTCGAGCTTCGCGACCACGATCATCTTGCTGATCAGGTCCAGCAGGTAGGCGAGGACCGCCACCCCGAGGAGCGCCAGGATCTTCTTCCTGCCGCGCCCGCCGGCCGTGCCTTCGCTCCCGGCCGCGGCCGGGTCCTCGGTGGGCTTGTGGGGCTTGTGGGGCTTGTGGGGCTCAGCCCCGTCGGCCCCTTCGGCATCGGGGATGTCCGGCGTACCGATGATGCGCTCCGCCTCTGCCACGTGAGTCCCTCAACCTAGGTGCCTGACTGAGGACGAGGGTACGACACACCCGGGCCGTCCGGGGCCTCAGGCCCCGGACGCCGGGCGTCCGGGTCACTGGCCGCGCCGCTCCTGCTTCTGCTTGTCCTCGACGCAGAGCGTGGCCCGGGGGAACGCCTGCATCCGGGCCTTCCCGATGGGGTTGCCGCAGACCTCGCAGAGGCCGTACGTCCCGGCGTCCAGCCGGGCGAGGGCGCGCTCCGTCTGGTCGAGGGTCTCCTGGGCGTGGGCGGCCAGGGACAGTTCGTGCTCCCGGGTGATGTTCTTGGTACCGGTGTCGGCGTCGTCGTCGCCGGCCCCGTCCCCGGAG is drawn from Streptomyces sp. NBC_00178 and contains these coding sequences:
- a CDS encoding RluA family pseudouridine synthase — its product is MSTYPEVRTLPVPDGLEGERVDAAISRMFGFSRTKAAELAAAGKVQVDGAVAGKSERVHGGAWMEVEMPQAAAPVQIVAEPVEGMEIVHDDDDIVVIMKPVGVAAHPSPGWTGTTVIGGLAAAGYRISTSGAAERQGIVHRLDVGTSGLMVVAKSERAYTLLKAQFRDRVVEKKYHALVQGHPDPMSGTIDAPIGRHPQHDYKWAVTAEGKPSVTHYDLIEAYRAASLLDIKLETGRTHQIRVHMSAHRHPCVGDLTYGADPTLAKRLGLTRQWLHAVRLGFEHPADGSWVEFSSSYPDDLRQALDTIAAESE
- a CDS encoding GNAT family N-acetyltransferase; its protein translation is MSSDPVAYTTRRALEESDLAACFQVRKEVFVAEQHVPEDIEYDAHDATAVHVLAVAADGSALGTGRLLHGEAAAGRTGGDPTAGALGRLAVTRAARGLGVGAALVRAIEEEARALGLASVDLHAQTHALGFYERLGYRAYGPEFDDAGMPHRAMRRPL
- the lspA gene encoding signal peptidase II, giving the protein MAEAERIIGTPDIPDAEGADGAEPHKPHKPHKPTEDPAAAGSEGTAGGRGRKKILALLGVAVLAYLLDLISKMIVVAKLEHEEPVEIFGDWLKFDAIRNAGAAFGIGEAFTVIFTVIAAVVIVVIIRLARKLYSLPWAIALGLLLGGALGNLTDRIFRAPGVFKGAVVDFIAPAHFAVFNLADSAIVCGGILIVILSFRGLDPDGTVHKD